The Solanum pennellii chromosome 4, SPENNV200 genomic interval attaattaaattttggacacaaaataatttcatcacaaaaaattgttataaaatagcGACAAATCATAAATTGTACTTAATCATTGTAAACTTTAACcacaaaatatatatgcataattgtAATCTTATTTTTTATCACTAATAATTTGAATAGTTAATAACAGCTATATCATTGTCTCTATTCAACctacaatttagtcaaaatatattttcgtcaaaatatattttcgtcaaaacaaaagtaaaattttcaatCGACTACAACTTTAATTTCGTAGTTGAAAATTGTAATTATGGACTACGAAAATAAAGGCAAAGCTGCATATCTAAACAAAAATAGCTAGTATATCTACTCtgttataaagtatttatattaaagtgaatgtctatcatgtggagtcctttttaggatatggttaaagagtcctcctacttggggaccaagttagatttctcctataaatagagtgctcctcttcattgtaaattgattcatcaagagaaataacaagtcttctcttcttttctctctagtttcttcttcttattctatagttttataacacgttatcagcacgagactctaatttctcaaaagtgaaggttagatttgaagaattaataaatgtattatttattcttttgtttttaattttaatggtcAATCTTACAAAATTAGAGTTCACTGCCCTTCAAAGTTCGGGCAGGAACTACCTCTCATGGGTGTTAGATGCTGAAATCCACCTTGATGCAATGGGTCTTGGAGACACCATAAAAGAAGATATAAGGCATCAAATCAAAACTGTGCACGAGCAATGATATTCTTGCGTCATCATCTTGACGAGATTCTGAAAATCGAATATCTGACAGTTAAGGATCCACTTGTTTTGTGGAAAAACCTAAAAGAAAGATTTGACCACTTGAAGATGGTCATACATCCAAAGGCACGATATGATTGGATGCATCTAAGGCTACAAGACTTTAAGTCTATACATGAGTATAATTCTGCCATGTTCAGAATCACTTCtcaattgaaattatgtggagaaacgGTTAGTGAgattgatatgatggaaaagacGTTCTCCACTTTCCATGCCTCGAATGTGCTCTTGCAGCAACAATATCGAGAGAAAGGTTTCAAAAAGTATTCTGAACtaatttctcatcttcttgtggccgagcaaaataatgatttattattgaaaaatcatgAGAATCGACCTACTGGATCTGAACCACTTCCTGAAGTGAATGAGGCGTACGCCCACCATGCTAGGCGTGGAAAAGGTCGCGGTCCTAATCGTGGACGTGGACGTGGTCGTGGACGTGGACGTGGTCGTGATTATGGTCAAGAACGTAATTCTAATCTTGGCAttaatcattcatcaaataaaaaggaaaaaagaaaggatgagAAACGTGAAGCAACTAGGGAAGGTTGTTTTCGATGTGGTGGAAGAGGTCATTATGCACGTGATTGTCGTACTCCCAAACACTTGGTTGAGCTTTATCAAGAATCactaaagaagaaagagaaaaatcctgaggcaaattttatctctgaaaatcaagttgacatCACGCACTTGGATATAGCAGATTTCTTCGCACATCCtgaaggaaaaatagatcaCTTAATTGGTGATGGTTCTGTGAACATGGaagagtgatatttttttttgtagtatttattaataaatttcatgtaatgatagtTGTTTGCAtgaatattagtattttaaattagtttagtcgTTCATTAGCTTGTTCCttaattcttaataaaataatatatatttttcattgttttatttatatgattctaaTATGATAGAGTTAGTCAAATACTAAACTTTATCAcgtgtttgtattatattaggtctttaacttgatctaatgttaaaaacatgcagtctgttattaactaggattaaataatgattttattttattttccaaacAACTCGTTTTTGACTTAGAGGAAACAATAAATTAAGGctcaatttctaatatttaatcattaatttattcctttgaatatattgtacccttttgacaacactaatatttaatatatatttattttgtgtatgtcATTTCATGTGAAGATATGGATAATTCTAAGAACATATTATCGaaatatgaagatatttgtttgattgattctggtacaacacatacgatattcaaaaataagaaatatttttctcatttaagtatgggaaaaataaatgttactacaatttttGGTAGTACTAATATGATTGAGGGCTTTGGAAGAGCCATTGTAATTTTGCCCAAGGGAACTAAACTCATCATTAATAATGctatgttttctccaaaatctaagagaaacttgttgagttttaaagatatccgtgaaaatggttatcatatccaatcaatggatgaaataa includes:
- the LOC107016985 gene encoding uncharacterized protein LOC107016985, whose translation is MIFLRHHLDEILKIEYLTVKDPLVLWKNLKERFDHLKMVIHPKARYDWMHLRLQDFKSIHEYNSAMFRITSQLKLCGETVSEIDMMEKTFSTFHASNVLLQQQYREKGFKKYSELISHLLVAEQNNDLLLKNHENRPTGSEPLPEVNEAYAHHARRGKGRGPNRGRGRGRGRGRGRDYGQERNSNLGINHSSNKKETIN